The Staphylococcus sp. 17KM0847 DNA segment TATCAGAGTGTGCCAATAAACCAGATTGAGAGATAACAGCTGGCAATACTTTTTTATCTTTATCCATTGTAATTTCTTTTTCATATTGCTCAATTTTTTCTTTATGTTCATCTAAACGTTTACTTGCTTCATCATCTTTAGAAAGCGCTTTACCAATAGTTTTAAACGCTTCCAAATTTTGTTTATAATCAGAATCTAAACTTGGTAATAAAATCGTTGGTGCGATCTTACTTAATTGTTCATAGTTCCCTTTATGACGGTTGCTATCTGCAATAATAAGTTCTGGCTTCAACTCGCTAATCACTTCTAAATTAGGTTGTTTACGATCACCTACTGATTTATAGTCACCCACTTTGTCGCGAATTGGCTCGATAATATTTGACTTGTCCCCATCATCAGCAATACCTACCGGCTTCACACCAAGTGCAACAAGTGCATCTACAAATGAATATTCAAGCGCAACAACTTTTTTAGGTGTTTTCTCAATTTTTGTTGTGCCTCCATCATGTTTCACTTCAACGCCTTTACCTGATTCAGCAGTATCTTTATCGTCTGAATCTTTTGCACCACCACATGCTGCAACAAGTAACATCACTGCAATAACAGTGAATAACCCCATCCATTTCTTTTTATTCACAGTTTAACGCTCCTTTTGTTTTCAAAGTGTACTTCACTAAATATATTAATTGAAAACGATTCTCATTGTCAATGGTGATAAATAAATTTTTCTTTTTTCTTATTTGTAAAACCTTCGATCAATGCAGTAATTCCTTTGTCTTCATGATATATTCTGGATAATTGTTCATTGTGCATACTTTGGGCAATGGCAGCATAACCCAATTTAAATTCGATTACATCACCGATTTGATAATAGTCAGCCTGTCCTAAATGAATCAACAAGACGTCACTCGTATAACCAACAATACGCAACTGCGTATCATAAGGCGTAATATCTTCAACAGCAGTATCTAACTGTCCTATATTAACAACTGCCTGCAAATATGATTGATGCGTTCTCAAGTCTAGACGTGGTTTAATTTCAATAATTTCTCCAGTTATCATGACAACATCATCATACAACTGTGGCAGTCGCATATTGTAGGCCGTTTCATATCCACGGAATATGGCTTCACCTATACGCAGTTCATTGATTCGTCCTAAGTTTTGATACATCGCCAATATTAACATACTGGAATTACCCCCAGAAATGGTTTGAAAACGCAACTGTGTATCTTTCTCAACCGCTTCAATAAAATGATGAATATAAGGTAAATCTT contains these protein-coding regions:
- a CDS encoding Fe(3+) dicitrate ABC transporter substrate-binding protein, which encodes MNKKKWMGLFTVIAVMLLVAACGGAKDSDDKDTAESGKGVEVKHDGGTTKIEKTPKKVVALEYSFVDALVALGVKPVGIADDGDKSNIIEPIRDKVGDYKSVGDRKQPNLEVISELKPELIIADSNRHKGNYEQLSKIAPTILLPSLDSDYKQNLEAFKTIGKALSKDDEASKRLDEHKEKIEQYEKEITMDKDKKVLPAVISQSGLLAHSDKSYVGQFLHELGFKEALTKEVADQLPEYLNAPYLNMNSEQLSEVNPERMFIMVNGEDDPFYAKMKEDKVWNELDAVKNDRVHVVDRLTWAKFRGLISSEEIAKELAEISKSEK
- a CDS encoding alanine racemase, with product MPHIHIHLNKMQYNAMILQQMLQEKGIRMIPVTKCMAGDLRVHKMLRDIGFDMLAESRLNHIYVQQEPTEHYMLIRGIVPEDAELTVRYTQISLQTEMETIRALNAAAVAQNIKHQILLMVDWKDGREGVLTYEVVSYVSEIMKLKGINLKGLAFNFMCYRQMPPTEEDLPYIHHFIEAVEKDTQLRFQTISGGNSSMLILAMYQNLGRINELRIGEAIFRGYETAYNMRLPQLYDDVVMITGEIIEIKPRLDLRTHQSYLQAVVNIGQLDTAVEDITPYDTQLRIVGYTSDVLLIHLGQADYYQIGDVIEFKLGYAAIAQSMHNEQLSRIYHEDKGITALIEGFTNKKKEKFIYHH